A section of the Mangifera indica cultivar Alphonso chromosome 12, CATAS_Mindica_2.1, whole genome shotgun sequence genome encodes:
- the LOC123192909 gene encoding SAC3 family protein A isoform X2 — translation MMNQGGNTQTVASLDPNLVENRYVVDASQSQTSYLPTTTGSGAVSWNTHVVDNHSIENGSLPNSTYHHEQQTEPLVRNVQEGVNATSVASSSNSGTTAVSQDYSGYTPYLNSSDPYSYGNTGYPGYYSSYQQQPNHSYSQPVGAYQNTGAPYQPISSFPNSGSYPGSASYSGTYYHPGDYQKAGSYPSSSYNNQLNSWNEGNYANYNPHQYTNYPADASGTYNSGTAAAPAPSLQYQQQYNQWTDYYGSTEVSCAPGTENMPVATASNQVTAPGGTVGYQTTNSQPPTTYPLPWQQDSSSLQMPVLQPTAPINGSHDSYWKHGAPSFQNHHLSHLQSQLQKPMESKTLYDNFQEQQKVACPQGPNSPYPTAQQAPQNFQSPPVQTSLLDNRRASNLQIPTNPRIASNLAIGLQKTNKDSSATTAAKPAYVCISMPKPNEKVLSNDAADSILKPGMFPKSLRGYVERALGRCKDDTEMATCQAVMKEIITKATADGTLYTRDWDTEPLFPLPNGEMVNKDLQNSTPVSALSKYKRSPSRRTKSRWEPLPEEKSINKSASASNDAVKFSGWTHSNEKDKKPFCGNMSKENGLSNIKILLSEQKSANKSTQRPVKRQRVAADGFNALDNGDASSDSDKEQSLTSYYSGAIALVNSPEERMRRENRSKRFEKGQGNRVETNHFRPRIAGAGNLYDRRASALVISKNYEDGGSRAVEDIDWDALTVKGTCQEIEKRYLRLTSAPDPSTVRPEEVLEKALLMVQNSQKNYLYKCDQLKSIRQDLTVQRIRNHLTVRVYETHARLAIEYGDLPEYNQCQSQLKILYAEGIEGCQLEFSAYNLLCVILHSNNKRELLLGMSRLSNVAKEDEAVKHALAVRAAVTSGNYVMFFRLYKTAPNLNTYFMDLYVEKMRFKAVSCMSRSYRPMVPVSYIAQVLGFASVNEGCDEKDTDGVEECVEWLKAHGASLVADNNGDLQVDAKASSSSLFMPEPEDAVSHGDSNLAVNDFLTRASSSTS, via the exons ATGATGAATCAAGGAGGGAATACTCAGACCGTGGCTTCACTTGACCCTAATTTGGTTGAG AATCGATACGTTGTTGATGCTAGTCAATCACAAACATCATATCTTCCCACAACAACTGGATCTGGAGCTGTGTCATGGAATACACATGTTGTAGATAATCACTCCATAGAGAATGGAAGTCTTCCAAATTCCACTTATCACCATGAGCAACAGACAGAACCGCTTGTAAGGAATGTTCAAGAGGGAGTAAATGCGACATCTGTAGCAAGTTCATCAAATTCAGGAACAACTGCTGTATCACAAGATTACAGTGGCTATACTCCTTACCTAAATTCTAGTGATCCATATAGTTATGGAAACACTGGATACCCAGGTTACTATAGCAGCTATCAGCAGCAACCTAACCACTCGTACTCCCAGCCTGTAGGAGCATATCAAAATACAGGTGCTCCTTATCAGCCTATATCTTCGTTTCCGAATTCAGGGTCTTATCCTGGGTCTGCAAGTTATTCAGGCACTTACTACCATCCTGGTGATTATCAGAAAGCTGGAAGTTACCCAAGTAGCAGTTACAATAATCAGTTGAACTCATGGAATGAAGGCAATTATGCAAATTATAATCCTCATCAATATACAAACTACCCTGCAGATGCAAGTGGCACTTACAATTCTGGTACTGCAGCTGCGCCTGCGCCGTCACTGCAATATCAACAACAGTACAATCAATGGACAGATTATTATGGTTCAACAGAAGTTAGCTGTGCTCCAGGGACAGAGAATATGCCCGTTGCTACTGCTTCTAACCAAGTTACTGCTCCTGGTGGTACAGTTGGTTACCAAACTACAAACAGCCAGCCTCCCACTACTTATCCTTTGCCCTGGCAGCAGGATTCAAGTTCATTGCAAATGCCTGTATTACAG CCAACTGCACCAATCAATGGTTCTCATGATAGTTACTGGAAACATGGTGCTCCAAGTTTCCAAAATCATCATCTCAGTCATTTGCAGTCTCAGTTGCAAAAGCCTATGGAGTCAAAAACtctttatgataattttcaGGAGCAACAAAAAGTTGCATGTCCTCAAGGACCCAATTCGCCTTATCCCACTGCTCAGCAGGCacctcaaaattttcaatcaccACCTGTACAGACTTCTTTATTGGATAATCGAAGGGCAAGCAACTTGCAGATTCCTACAAATCCTAGAATTGCTTCAAATTTGGCCATAGGTTTACAGAAAACCAACAAGGATAGCTCAGCCACTACTGCTGCAAAACCTGCTTATGTCTGCATTTCGATGCCAAAACCAAATGAGAAAGTGTTGTCTAATGATGCTGCTGATTCAATACTCAAG CCTGGTATGTTCCCTAAATCACTACGTGGTTATGTTGAAAGAGCCTTGGGTCGATGTAAAGATGATACAGAGATGGCAACTTGTCAAGCTGTCATGAAGGAG ATAATTACTAAGGCAACAGCTGATGGGACACTCTACACACGAGACTGGGATACCGAGCCTCTTTTTCCTTTACCTAATGGGGAAATGGTCAACAAAGA TTTGCAGAATTCAACTCCTGTTTCTGCACTATCAAAGTATAAGAGGAGTCCAAGTAGACGAACCAAAAGTAGATGGGAGCCTTTACCGGAGGAAAAATCAATTAACAAGTCAGCTTCTGCCAGTAATGACGCGGTAAAATTTAGTGGCTGGACTCATTCCAATGAGAAGGATAAAAAG CCTTTTTGTGGGAATATGAGCAAGGAGAATGGCTtgagtaatattaaaattcttctGTCTGAGCAGAAATCTGCAAATAAAAGTACCCAGAGGCCAGTTAAGAGGCAGCGTGTTGCAGCTGATGGTTTTAATGCACTAGACAATGGTGATGCATCAAGTGATAGTGATAAGGAACAAAGTTTAACATCATATTATTCTGGTGCTATAGCACTGGTTAATTCACCAGAGGAAAGAATGAGACGTGAAAATCGTTCAAAGCGTTTTGAAAAAGGCCAAGGAAATCGAGTAGAAACTAATCACTTCAGGCCTAGAATTGCTGGTGCTGGAAACTTGTATGACCGGAGGGCAAGTGCCTTGGTGATTAGCAAAAACTATGAAGATGGTGGCAGCAGGGCTGTGGAAGACATTGATTGGGATGCATTGACTGTTAAGGGGACCTGCCAGGAAATTGAGAAACGTTATCTCCGTCTCACTTCCGCACCTGATCCTTCCACT GTGAGACCAGAAGAAGTGTTGGAAAAAGCTCTGCTTATGGTTCAGAATTCACAAAAGAACTACCTTTACAAATGTGATCAGCTGAAGTCTATTCGTCAAGATCTAACTGTGCAACGGATACGCAATCATCTAACAGTTAGA GTTTATGAAACTCATGCTCGATTGGCGATAGAATATGGAGATTTGCCCGAATATAATCAG TGCCAATCTCAGCTGAAAATCCTTTATGCGGAAGGAATTGAGGGATGCCAGTTGGAATTCTCTGCTTACAACTTACTTTGTGTTATCTTACACTCAAACAATAAGAGGGAGCTCTTACTAGGGATGTCAAG ATTATCAAATGTTGCAAAGGAGGATGAGGCTGTTAAGCATGCCCTTGCAGTACGTGCAGCGGTTACTTCAGGGAATTATGTTATGTTCTTCAGACTATACAAGACTGCGCCTAACTTGAACACTTATTTTATGG ATCTGTATGTAGAAAAGATGCGTTTTAAGGCTGTAAGCTGCATGTCTCGGTCATATCGTCCTATGGTACCTGTTTCATACATTGCTCAGGTCTTGGGCTTCGCAAGTGTCAATGAAGGATGTGATGAAAAGGACACGGATGGAGTAGAGGAGTGTGTGGAGTGGCTGAAGGCACATGGTGCATCTCTTGTTGCAGACAATAATGGAGACTTGCAAGTTGATGCAAAG GCTTCGTCATCTTCACTGTTCATGCCAGAACCAGAAGACGCTGTGTCCCATGGAGACAGTAATCTTGCAGTAAACGATTTTCTAACACGGGCATCCTCATCAACAAGCTGA
- the LOC123192909 gene encoding SAC3 family protein A isoform X1, whose amino-acid sequence MMNQGGNTQTVASLDPNLVENRYVVDASQSQTSYLPTTTGSGAVSWNTHVVDNHSIENGSLPNSTYHHEQQTEPLVRNVQEGVNATSVASSSNSGTTAVSQDYSGYTPYLNSSDPYSYGNTGYPGYYSSYQQQPNHSYSQPVGAYQNTGAPYQPISSFPNSGSYPGSASYSGTYYHPGDYQKAGSYPSSSYNNQLNSWNEGNYANYNPHQYTNYPADASGTYNSGTAAAPAPSLQYQQQYNQWTDYYGSTEVSCAPGTENMPVATASNQVTAPGGTVGYQTTNSQPPTTYPLPWQQDSSSLQMPVLQPTAPINGSHDSYWKHGAPSFQNHHLSHLQSQLQKPMESKTLYDNFQEQQKVACPQGPNSPYPTAQQAPQNFQSPPVQTSLLDNRRASNLQIPTNPRIASNLAIGLQKTNKDSSATTAAKPAYVCISMPKPNEKVLSNDAADSILKPGMFPKSLRGYVERALGRCKDDTEMATCQAVMKEIITKATADGTLYTRDWDTEPLFPLPNGEMVNKDSLQNSTPVSALSKYKRSPSRRTKSRWEPLPEEKSINKSASASNDAVKFSGWTHSNEKDKKPFCGNMSKENGLSNIKILLSEQKSANKSTQRPVKRQRVAADGFNALDNGDASSDSDKEQSLTSYYSGAIALVNSPEERMRRENRSKRFEKGQGNRVETNHFRPRIAGAGNLYDRRASALVISKNYEDGGSRAVEDIDWDALTVKGTCQEIEKRYLRLTSAPDPSTVRPEEVLEKALLMVQNSQKNYLYKCDQLKSIRQDLTVQRIRNHLTVRVYETHARLAIEYGDLPEYNQCQSQLKILYAEGIEGCQLEFSAYNLLCVILHSNNKRELLLGMSRLSNVAKEDEAVKHALAVRAAVTSGNYVMFFRLYKTAPNLNTYFMDLYVEKMRFKAVSCMSRSYRPMVPVSYIAQVLGFASVNEGCDEKDTDGVEECVEWLKAHGASLVADNNGDLQVDAKASSSSLFMPEPEDAVSHGDSNLAVNDFLTRASSSTS is encoded by the exons ATGATGAATCAAGGAGGGAATACTCAGACCGTGGCTTCACTTGACCCTAATTTGGTTGAG AATCGATACGTTGTTGATGCTAGTCAATCACAAACATCATATCTTCCCACAACAACTGGATCTGGAGCTGTGTCATGGAATACACATGTTGTAGATAATCACTCCATAGAGAATGGAAGTCTTCCAAATTCCACTTATCACCATGAGCAACAGACAGAACCGCTTGTAAGGAATGTTCAAGAGGGAGTAAATGCGACATCTGTAGCAAGTTCATCAAATTCAGGAACAACTGCTGTATCACAAGATTACAGTGGCTATACTCCTTACCTAAATTCTAGTGATCCATATAGTTATGGAAACACTGGATACCCAGGTTACTATAGCAGCTATCAGCAGCAACCTAACCACTCGTACTCCCAGCCTGTAGGAGCATATCAAAATACAGGTGCTCCTTATCAGCCTATATCTTCGTTTCCGAATTCAGGGTCTTATCCTGGGTCTGCAAGTTATTCAGGCACTTACTACCATCCTGGTGATTATCAGAAAGCTGGAAGTTACCCAAGTAGCAGTTACAATAATCAGTTGAACTCATGGAATGAAGGCAATTATGCAAATTATAATCCTCATCAATATACAAACTACCCTGCAGATGCAAGTGGCACTTACAATTCTGGTACTGCAGCTGCGCCTGCGCCGTCACTGCAATATCAACAACAGTACAATCAATGGACAGATTATTATGGTTCAACAGAAGTTAGCTGTGCTCCAGGGACAGAGAATATGCCCGTTGCTACTGCTTCTAACCAAGTTACTGCTCCTGGTGGTACAGTTGGTTACCAAACTACAAACAGCCAGCCTCCCACTACTTATCCTTTGCCCTGGCAGCAGGATTCAAGTTCATTGCAAATGCCTGTATTACAG CCAACTGCACCAATCAATGGTTCTCATGATAGTTACTGGAAACATGGTGCTCCAAGTTTCCAAAATCATCATCTCAGTCATTTGCAGTCTCAGTTGCAAAAGCCTATGGAGTCAAAAACtctttatgataattttcaGGAGCAACAAAAAGTTGCATGTCCTCAAGGACCCAATTCGCCTTATCCCACTGCTCAGCAGGCacctcaaaattttcaatcaccACCTGTACAGACTTCTTTATTGGATAATCGAAGGGCAAGCAACTTGCAGATTCCTACAAATCCTAGAATTGCTTCAAATTTGGCCATAGGTTTACAGAAAACCAACAAGGATAGCTCAGCCACTACTGCTGCAAAACCTGCTTATGTCTGCATTTCGATGCCAAAACCAAATGAGAAAGTGTTGTCTAATGATGCTGCTGATTCAATACTCAAG CCTGGTATGTTCCCTAAATCACTACGTGGTTATGTTGAAAGAGCCTTGGGTCGATGTAAAGATGATACAGAGATGGCAACTTGTCAAGCTGTCATGAAGGAG ATAATTACTAAGGCAACAGCTGATGGGACACTCTACACACGAGACTGGGATACCGAGCCTCTTTTTCCTTTACCTAATGGGGAAATGGTCAACAAAGA CAGTTTGCAGAATTCAACTCCTGTTTCTGCACTATCAAAGTATAAGAGGAGTCCAAGTAGACGAACCAAAAGTAGATGGGAGCCTTTACCGGAGGAAAAATCAATTAACAAGTCAGCTTCTGCCAGTAATGACGCGGTAAAATTTAGTGGCTGGACTCATTCCAATGAGAAGGATAAAAAG CCTTTTTGTGGGAATATGAGCAAGGAGAATGGCTtgagtaatattaaaattcttctGTCTGAGCAGAAATCTGCAAATAAAAGTACCCAGAGGCCAGTTAAGAGGCAGCGTGTTGCAGCTGATGGTTTTAATGCACTAGACAATGGTGATGCATCAAGTGATAGTGATAAGGAACAAAGTTTAACATCATATTATTCTGGTGCTATAGCACTGGTTAATTCACCAGAGGAAAGAATGAGACGTGAAAATCGTTCAAAGCGTTTTGAAAAAGGCCAAGGAAATCGAGTAGAAACTAATCACTTCAGGCCTAGAATTGCTGGTGCTGGAAACTTGTATGACCGGAGGGCAAGTGCCTTGGTGATTAGCAAAAACTATGAAGATGGTGGCAGCAGGGCTGTGGAAGACATTGATTGGGATGCATTGACTGTTAAGGGGACCTGCCAGGAAATTGAGAAACGTTATCTCCGTCTCACTTCCGCACCTGATCCTTCCACT GTGAGACCAGAAGAAGTGTTGGAAAAAGCTCTGCTTATGGTTCAGAATTCACAAAAGAACTACCTTTACAAATGTGATCAGCTGAAGTCTATTCGTCAAGATCTAACTGTGCAACGGATACGCAATCATCTAACAGTTAGA GTTTATGAAACTCATGCTCGATTGGCGATAGAATATGGAGATTTGCCCGAATATAATCAG TGCCAATCTCAGCTGAAAATCCTTTATGCGGAAGGAATTGAGGGATGCCAGTTGGAATTCTCTGCTTACAACTTACTTTGTGTTATCTTACACTCAAACAATAAGAGGGAGCTCTTACTAGGGATGTCAAG ATTATCAAATGTTGCAAAGGAGGATGAGGCTGTTAAGCATGCCCTTGCAGTACGTGCAGCGGTTACTTCAGGGAATTATGTTATGTTCTTCAGACTATACAAGACTGCGCCTAACTTGAACACTTATTTTATGG ATCTGTATGTAGAAAAGATGCGTTTTAAGGCTGTAAGCTGCATGTCTCGGTCATATCGTCCTATGGTACCTGTTTCATACATTGCTCAGGTCTTGGGCTTCGCAAGTGTCAATGAAGGATGTGATGAAAAGGACACGGATGGAGTAGAGGAGTGTGTGGAGTGGCTGAAGGCACATGGTGCATCTCTTGTTGCAGACAATAATGGAGACTTGCAAGTTGATGCAAAG GCTTCGTCATCTTCACTGTTCATGCCAGAACCAGAAGACGCTGTGTCCCATGGAGACAGTAATCTTGCAGTAAACGATTTTCTAACACGGGCATCCTCATCAACAAGCTGA
- the LOC123192910 gene encoding uncharacterized protein LOC123192910 translates to MVSVSPSSSLQLSTNSFPSSAPSLIKSHAQTFTFTTRAADSETPTESESETPKPDSGDPFESRLAQVRIRYKSGTGKKAEARKAKKGGTTTKAGSSMYLPPVPLKQPVSGGVKVEFGFSPYSEIINGRIAILGLTALLAVELATGKGVINYHTPATVLIQVYFMAAVSALFLKYEKERVSMWPKAEAKK, encoded by the coding sequence ATGGTTTCCGTAtcaccttcttcttctcttcaacTCTCCACAAACTCATTCCCCTCAAGCGCTCCTTCCCTCATCAAATCCCACGCGCAAACCTTCACATTCACTACTCGCGCTGCCGATTCCGAAACGCCAACCGAGTCTGAGTCCGAAACCCCCAAGCCCGATTCGGGAGACCCGTTCGAGTCGCGGCTTGCGCAGGTCAGGATCCGGTACAAGAGCGGAACCGGGAAAAAGGCGGAAGCCCGGAAGGCGAAAAAGGGGGGAACCACCACAAAGGCCGGGTCGTCAATGTACTTGCCTCCGGTCCCACTAAAGCAGCCGGTCTCCGGCGGGGTGAAAGTTGAGTTCGGGTTCAGCCCGTACAGCGAGATAATCAACGGGCGGATAGCCATTCTGGGGCTAACGGCGCTGTTGGCGGTGGAGTTAGCGACAGGGAAGGGGGTGATAAATTATCACACGCCAGCGACTGTGCTAATTCAGGTTTATTTTATGGCGGCAGTAAGCGCGTTGTTTTTGAAGTACGAGAAAGAGAGAGTGAGCATGTGGCCTAAGGCAGAGGCCAAGAAATGA
- the LOC123192517 gene encoding ABC transporter G family member 6-like, protein MSRAVAENSVSPVSDNNFPFFTHSMELNDLSYETPGASPTLGQLLKRVGDVRKEETGDETPVHQILDVSETGSVEPRSLPFVLSFNNLTYSVKVRRRMGLPGIFRRHRQHRLGAATATDLVPGESLFSKTKTLLNDISGEARDGEIMAVLGASGSGKSTLIDALANRIAKGSLKGTITLNGEVLESRMLKVISAYVMQDDLLFPMLTVEETLMFAAEFRLPRALSKSKKKMRVQALIDQLGLRNAAKTVIGDEGHRGVSGGERRRVSIGIDIIHDPIILFLDEPTSGLDSTSAYMVVKVLQRIAQSGSIVMMSIHQPSYRILGLLDRMIFLSRGQTVYSGSPMSLPLFFAEFGHPIPEHENRTEFALDLIRELEGSPGGTKSLVEFNKSWQQMKHTRSTSVHVVESNQQGLSLKEAISASISRGKLVSGATKNDASSTSMVPAFANPFWIEIAVLSKRSITNSRRMPELFGIRLGAVLVTGFILATMFWHLDNSPKGVQERLGFFAFAMSTTFYTCADALPVFLQERYIFMRETSHNAYRRSSYVLSHALVALPSLIFLSLAFSATTFWAVGLDGGVSGFLFYLGIIFASFWAGSSFVTFLSGVVPHVMLGYTIVVAILAYFLLFSGFFISRDRIPAYWIWFHYLSLIKYPYEAVLLNEFEDPVKCFVRGVQIFDNTPLGAVPTSVKAKLLETLSSTLGMRITSSTCLTTGSDILEQQGITDLSKWSCLWITVAWGFLFRILFYFSLLVGSKNKRQ, encoded by the coding sequence ATGTCTCGTGCTGTAGCGGAAAATAGTGTATCCCCAGTTTCTGATAATAATTTTCCCTTCTTTACTCACTCCATGGAGTTAAATGACTTGTCTTACGAGACCCCCGGGGCGTCACCCACTCTCGGCCAGTTGTTGAAGCGAGTAGGCGACGTACGGAAAGAAGAGACGGGAGATGAGACTCCGGTGCATCAGATTCTTGACGTCAGCGAAACCGGCAGTGTGGAGCCTCGTTCTCTACCGTTCGTTTTGTCTTTCAACAATTTGACTTACAGCGTCAAGGTCCGCCGCAGAATGGGGCTCCCGGGGATCTTCCGTCGACATCGGCAACACCGTCTTGGCGCTGCTACTGCGACGGATCTTGTGCCCGGAGAGAGCCTTTTCTCGAAAACCAAGACTCTTCTCAATGACATCTCCGGCGAGGCGCGCGACGGTGAGATTATGGCTGTGCTTGGCGCCAGTGGTTCCGGAAAGTCGACGCTAATCGACGCGTTGGCAAATCGTATCGCGAAAGGGAGCTTGAAAGGAACAATTACACTGAATGGCGAAGTATTGGAGTCAAGGATGTTGAAAGTAATCTCCGCTTATGTCATGCAAGACGATTTGTTGTTCCCGATGTTAACGGTGGAGGAGACGTTAATGTTCGCGGCAGAGTTCCGACTGCCGAGAGCATTGTCAaagtcaaaaaagaaaatgcgGGTTCAAGCTTTGATAGATCAACTAGGGTTACGAAACGCCGCAAAAACAGTTATAGGAGATGAAGGTCACAGAGGAGTATCCGGCGGAGAGCGACGTCGTGTTTCAATAGGAATTGATATAATTCATGatccaattatattatttcttgaCGAACCGACTTCAGGGCTCGACTCCACCAGTGCCTATATGGTGGTGAAGGTTTTACAAAGAATCGCTCAAAGTGGAAGCATCGTCATGATGTCGATTCACCAGCCAAGTTACCGGATTCTCGGGTTGCTGGATAGAATGATATTCTTGTCACGTGGACAAACTGTTTACAGCGGTTCACCGATGAGTTTGCCTCTGTTTTTTGCCGAGTTCGGCCATCCGATTCCGGAACACGAGAATCGGACCGAGTTCGCTCTTGACCTTATCCGAGAACTCGAAGGCTCCCCCGGCGGGACGAAAAGTTTAGTTGAATTTAACAAATCATGGCAACAAATGAAGCACACGAGAAGTACTTCAGTTCATGTAGTTGAGAGCAATCAACAAGGCCTCTCACTCAAAGAAGCCATTAGCGCAAGTATTTCAAGAGGAAAATTAGTTTCAGGTGCAACCAAAAACGATGCAAGTTCAACATCAATGGTGCCCGCTTTTGCCAATCCGTTCTGGATTGAAATAGCGGTTTTGTCCAAAAGATCAATCACAAATTCACGTAGAATGCCGGAACTGTTCGGGATTCGATTGGGGGCAGTTTTGGTAACCGGATTTATTTTAGCCACCATGTTTTGGCACCTTGATAATTCGCCCAAAGGCGTTCAAGAACGATTAGGCTTCTTCGCTTTCGCCATGTCCacaactttctacacgtgcgcCGACGCCCTCCCTGTGTTTCTTCAAGAACGATACATTTTCATGAGAGAGACTTCTCACAACGCTTATCGGAGATCATCTTACGTGTTATCTCACGCTCTGGTGGCGTTACCGTCGTTGATTTTCCTCTCATTAGCCTTCTCCGCCACCACATTTTGGGCGGTGGGCCTCGACGGCGGAGTCTCTGGGTTCTTATTCTATTTAGGGATAATCTTCGCCTCCTTTTGGGCGGGAAGTTCTTTCGTCACGTTTCTCTCAGGTGTTGTGCCTCATGTTATGTTAGGGTACACCAttgttgttgccattttagCTTACTTTTTACTCTTCAGTGGCTTCTTCATCAGCCGCGACCGAATCCCTGCCTACTGGATTTGGTTCCATTACTTGTCACTCATCAAATACCCGTATGAAGCCGTTTTGCTAAACGAGTTTGAGGATCCGGTAAAGTGTTTTGTCAGAGGGGTTCAGATTTTCGACAACACGCCGCTGGGGGCAGTGCCGACATCCGTGAAAGCGAAATTGTTGGAGACTCTGAGCTCGACTTTGGGGATGAGGATTACAAGCTCAACGTGCTTGACGACAGGGTCGGATATATTAGAGCAACAAGGGATCACCGATTTGAGTAAATGGAGTTGCTTGTGGATCACTGTGGCTTGGGGTTTTCTGTTCAGgattttgttttacttttctttGTTAGTGGGAAGCAAGAACAAGCGGCAGTAA